A portion of the Homalodisca vitripennis isolate AUS2020 chromosome 2, UT_GWSS_2.1, whole genome shotgun sequence genome contains these proteins:
- the LOC124353363 gene encoding uncharacterized protein LOC124353363 gives MVINRNITLGTQVSTMASLFTNLTLMAGVLAFYYCTVVLAHEPFKTLKGKFTATQSGLYDMPLTINDAVDSGYVWAGHDDDLNSSVYSLPGDTRVCVLFDCYSVIAGLRICFIKADVGIRAASNNLSFPYNFDEKPQFVSHDYWDSPAWCFDVLFDCPETIKSGNRHYQEGVVADFIWLYIPTAPQGWTKIARDESGVLAQNFTKQGCYPGMGQHYFYEISPTHTTDCQDYEGFFVIFDKGELIGLGISPVCSFTIGDREWMEDAPLELIEIIVPYGPSCLDDWVTNYGITGFHMFLVPNASETTCPT, from the exons AGTATCTACGATGGCttcattgtttacaaatttaaccCTCATGGCAGGAGTGTTGGCGTTTTATTACTGTACAg TCGTTCTTGCGCACGAGCCGTTTAAAACACTGAAAG GCAAGTTCACGGCTACCCAGAGTGGACTGTACGACATGCCCTTGACGATCAACGACGCTGTGGATTCCGGGTACGTCTGGGCGGGACACGATGACGATCTGAACAGCAGTGTATACTCTCTACCTGGAGACACGAGGGTGTGCGTGCTATTCGACTGCTATAGTGTCATTGCAGGACTCCGCATTTGT TTCATCAAGGCAGACGTGGGGATTCGAGCTGCATCCAACAACCTGTCTTTTCCCTACAATTTCGACGAAAAGCCGCAATTTGTCAGCCACGACTACTGGGATAGTCCAGCCTGGTGCTTTGATGTCCTCTTTGATTGTCCAG AGACGATCAAATCAGGCAACCGCCATTATCAGGAAGGTGTAGTAGCAGATTTTATCTGGTTGTACATCCCAACAGCGCCTCAAGGTTGGACCAAAATAGCAAGAGATGAGTCGGGCGTGCTGGCtcaaaactttacaaaacaagGCTGCTATCCTGGGATGG GACAACATTACTTCTACGAGATCTCGCCCACCCACACTACAGATTGCCAGGATTACGAAGGGTTCTTCGTCATATTCGACAAAGGAGAACTAATTGGTTTGGGGATTTCTCCTGTTTGTAGTTTTACGATTGGAGATAGAGAATGGATGGAAGACGCACCTTTGGAACTTATTGag ATAATTGTACCATATGGACCATCTTGCTTAGACGATTGGGTGACAAATTATGGTATCACTGGTTTCCATATGTTTCTAGTCCCTAACGCTTCAGAAACGACCTGCCCAACATGA